The following proteins are encoded in a genomic region of Ostrea edulis chromosome 7, xbOstEdul1.1, whole genome shotgun sequence:
- the LOC125654816 gene encoding F-box only protein 25-like — MEASSRGNAYVKINGLWVIASLGSDPDSSKGKFRDNRDEPSHQDNSQRIVTVQIDNSNGVHSIPLPVLRNITGIGRHRKTHESVSTALEKLKFEEYTVQLRKFSFCCEFYRVLMKHKLHRLSGTVQKYIFHMLEQMTNTAISLELFISPLRQTLKEVFECVSANERSMIGSKSMRRKHHDLVSNCLTRISLFQYTEREDDGNLSLLDLPKECLINIIKKLDQPHDIINVALTCSTLEVIAMDNAVWESMCFHHFNDKEIGDFVSHMELYSVDWLEVFKICSKKSKSLKKLYGDQLVLCNNCRGLFWRTVGHDCMNPDKQPSNTPISPAEFLDLLNL; from the exons ATGGAAGCGAGCTCACGAGGCAATGCATATGTGAAGATAAATGGACTCTGGGTAATTGCATCCCTGGGGTCTGACCCTGACAGTTCAAAAGGGAAGTTCCGAGACAATAGGGACGAACCATCACACCAGGACAACAGTCAAAG GATCGTAACTGTACAGATTGACAATAGCAATGGTGTACACAGTATACCATTGCCAGTGCTTCGAAATATAACGGGTATTGGACGACAT AGAAAAACTCATGAAAGTGTGAGTACTGctctggagaagttgaaatttgAAGAATATACAGTACAACTCAGAAAATTTTCCTTTTGTTGTGAG TTCTACAGAGTGTTGATGAAGCATAAACTCCATAGATTAAGTGGGACTGTGCAgaaatacatatttcatatgttggaaCAGATGACAAACACTG ccATATCACTGGAACTTTTTATATCACCACTGAGGCAAACCCTAAAAGAAGTATTTGAATGTGTAAGTGCAAATGAACGCTCAATGATTGGGAGCAAATCCATGAGAAGAAAGCATCATGATCTGGTCAGCAACTGCCTAACCAGGATATCTCTCTTCCAGTATACAGAG AGAGAAGATGATGGAAACCTCAGTTTACTGGACCTACCCAAAGAATGTCTCATCAACATAATCAAGAAACTTGATCAACCACATGACATCATAAATGTGGCCTTGACCTGCTCTACACTGGAGGTCATTGCCATGGATAATGCAGTATGGGAATCCATGTGTTTCCACCACTTTAATGATAAGGAAATTGGAGACTTTGTCAGCCATATGGAATTATACAGTGTTGACTGGCTGGAGGTCTTCAAGATTTGTAGCAA gaaaTCCAAAAGTTTGAAGAAGTTGTATGGGGATCAGCTGGTTTTGTGTAACAACTGCAGAGGGTTGTTTTGGAGG ACTGTCGGCCATGACTGTATGAACCCAGATAAACAGCCATCAAATACACCAATTTCTCCAGCCGAGTTCTTAGATCTGCTCAACTTATAA